Within the Enterobacter roggenkampii genome, the region GGTACATCAGCGCCGACATCACCATGCAGACGAGGCACATCACCACCGGGCTCAGCGCCCAGTTCGCCGCCCACGAGGCGCCAATCGGCGCGGGCGTAGTCCACGGGGTTAACGAGACCACCTGTGCCAGCCAGCCGAGCTTCGTGGCGCCGTACGCCAGGCAGGCGTTGACCAGCGGAACGAACACGAACGGGATAAACAGCATCGGGTTCATGATGATCGGCGCGCCGAACAGAATCGGCTCGTTGATGTTAAAGAAGCTTGGCACCACGCCCATTTTGCCGATGGTGCGCAGGTGGGTAACGCGGCTGCGCAGCAGCAGGAAGGCCAGCGGCAGGGTGGAACCGACGCCGCCAATCAGCAGGTAGTGATCCCAGAAGCCCTGCAGATAAACGTGCGGCAGCGCCGCGCCTGCGGCCAGTGCCGCCTGGTTTGCCGAGAGGTTCGCCATCCAGAACGGGTTCATGATGCCGGTAACAATCAGCGAGCCGTGGATACCCGCGAACCAGAAGATCTGGCACAGCAGCACGGAGAGCAGAATGGCGGGCAGGGAGTCAGACGCGGACACCAGCGGCTCCAGCAGGTGCATGATCGCCTGCGGGATAATCATCCCGGTCTGCGCTTCAATGAACAGGTTCAGCGGGTGCAGCGTGCCGATCACCACCATCACCGGGATCAGGATCTCAAACGAACGCGCCACGCCGGTGGGCACTTCCTTCGGCAGGCGGATGGTGACGTTGTTCTGCTTCAGCCAGGCGTACACGCGGGTTGAGTAAATGGCGGTGATCAGCGCGGTGAAGATGCCCTGGCCGGAGAGGTACTGGGTTGAGATTTTGCCGTCGGCATACGGCGCGGCGACCAGCAGGAAGGCCATAAAGGCCAGCAGGCCGGACATCACCGGGTCGAGGTTAAACTGACGCCCCAGGCTCGCCCCAATCCCTACCGAGATGAAGAAGGTCATCACGCCCATGCTGAGGTTAAACGGCAGCATCAGCTGTTCGCGGTAGGTTTGGGAGAAATCCAGCCAGCCGCGGGCGAAGCTGTTAGTGGTATCCGCCGAGAACGGCGGAAAGATGAACACCAGCATAAACGAGCCGATGATCATAAACGGCAGCGCGGCGGTAAAGCCGTCGCGGATGGCAATCACGTACTTTTGCTGACCGAGCTTCGCGGCCAGCGGGGTAATTGACTGCTCAATCACCGCAACCATGGATTGATATAACGAACTCATGTGAACACCTTTTAGTGTGCCGCTTCGATGAGCGACAGAGCAAAGTCCAGTACTTTATCGCCACGCTGCATGCCGTAGTCCATCATGTCGATGGGCTGCACCGGAATGCCATGCGTCGCCGCCTTGTCTGAGAGTGTCTGTAACATGTATTTCACTTGCGGTCCGAGAAGTACCACCTGGTATTGCGGAAACTGCGTATCAAATTCGGAAACACCGTACGCATCAATCTTCACCGGCAAACCACGTTCTTTCGCGACATCGACCATTTTGCTGACCAACAGGCTGGTGGACATCCCGGCAGAGCAGCACAGCATAATCTTGAACATCGACAACCATCCTCTAAATGTAAAAAGTTATTGCGAGGATGATTGGACATGATACGGAAACCGGTTTCCATTCATAAAAGACAGAACTGTGACAACCATCAAGATCCAATACTTATGAGGCTAATTAACCGGATGCAGGTCACATAATTTGGCTGTTTTGACATCATTTGGAGTGGAAACGGAAAATCGGTTTCCATGGAAAACGGAAACGGATATACTCCGCTCTGGCTATAATGTGAGCCGAAGCGGTCATGGAATTTGCAGGCGCGAGGTAAGCCTGCCAGGGGAAAGAGATGTCGACAATCAATGATGTATCACGTCTTGCCGGGGTGTCTAAAGCCACGGTATCGCGAGTGTTGAGTGGGTCGCGTGGCGTAAAGGAAGCCAGCCGTCAGGCCGTTCTGAAGGCAGTGGATGAGCTTAACTACCGGCCTAATGTGATTGCCCAGTCGCTGCTGAGCCAGTCGACGGGCTGTATCGGGGTGATTTGCGCCCAGGAAAACATTAACCAGACCACCGGTTATCTCTACGCGCTGGAAAAACAGCTCAGCCAGCATCAAAAACACCTGCTGCTGCGTTTCGCGCACAGCAAAGCGGAAGTGATGCACGCTCTTGAGGAATTCTCCTGCGGGCTTTGCGATGACATCCTGGTGATTGGCGCGCGTTTCCCGCTGGACGTCGACATGGACAACGTCATTCTGGTGGACTGCATGGAGTCTGATAATTCCAACAGCATCCAGTTCGATCACGCCTTTGCCGCCGAAACCGCCTGTAACTACCTGACCAGCCAGGGGCGACGCCAGATTGCCCTGATCCATCCGCACGGCAGCGGTTTTGCTGACCAGGTGCTGCTCGGCTACAAGCACGCGCTGGAGAAAAATTTCCTGCCCTTTAATCGCAACCTTGTGTTCATGGACGCGACCTCGTCGTCCGTTGCGCTACAGGAGCTGCTGAATAACGCCAGCACGCTGAACTTCAACGCGCTGCTGGTGGCGGACGAGCAGGAAGCCCAGCGGGTGATCCCGCAGCTGCAGGCGTTTAATAAATCCGTGCCGGACGACATTATGGTCTTTAGCCTGGCCGGATCGCTGCACCTGCCGGGTATTCCGGTGATCCCGGCGATTGAATATTCTATGGATGCGATGGCGGCGCGTATCGTGAGCTGGCTGACGGAGAAAACGCAGATGCTGGGCTCGTATGTGCTGCGCGGGGATTTGATCATTCCAGACGTGCGTAAGCGTTAAACATGTTGTGTAGGCCGGGTAAGGCGCAGCCGCCACCCGGCGAGAAGCACGTTTCCAGCCCTCAATAATCTTCCATACAATCCACCTGACCAATTGCCGCCCAGTAGGCGTCCAGGTTGTCACGCTTCACGGCGGTAACGGCATTTTTGATCAGCAGCTGATTGGCCTCTGACGACAAAATCATCCCCTGCCAGGCCTTATCGCTCTGCTTTTTCTGTGGCGTACAGGTTTTCTTAATATCTTTCAGGACCTGTTGCTTAATCTGCGCCTCTTTCGCCGGATCGTCCTTTTCCTGAGCATGGACAAACGCGGCGAACAGCAGACAAACCAGCAGGCAGACAAGGTGTGCAGCTTTCATCAACAACCCCCTTTTGACGTCACAGGCTTCCCATGAAATATATCGTTACATTCAGTGTAGCGACGCCAGCCGAAAGTATGAATTTTCTCCACGTTGCGTGTGTGAGATAGTGAAACGGCACAGATAACAAGGAGAAAAATATGCACCTGAGCATTACTCATGCGGTTACGGCGCAGGAAAAAGAAGAGTTACTCACGGGCCTGAGAGCCTACAATGCGCAGTTTCTGGATCTCTCCACATTCAGCGGGGATATTGGCGTTTACGTGCGGGACGACATCGGCACCATGCTCGGCGGGCTCATTGGGGTGCGTAAAGGCGACTGGCTGAATATCGACTTTCTCTGGGTGAGCGATGCCGTACGCGGATCCGGCGTGGGCAGCCAGCTCATCGAAACGGCGGAAGATGAAGCCAGACGCAAAGGCTGCAAGCACGCGCTGGTGGATACCGCCAGCTTCCAGGCGCGTCCGTTCTATGAAAAACAGGGGTACCAGCTGCAGATGTCTTTGCAGGATTATCCGTACCCGGGCATGCAGCGACATTACCTGGCGAAAGCCCTTTAAGCCCGTTTCTGTCATTATGCATTCTGCTATTTATTGCGAGCCGCTTTCCTAATTTAAAACGTGTTGCTTGTCTTCTTTTCGGGCCGTGGCGCATGCTTTGGCCTGGTCAAGTCATCCATGGAGATAGCAATGGAACGCACAGCAAAACTATTCAAAAAGGGTCAGAATCAGGCCGTTATGCTGCCTGCTGAATTCGCGTTTAATGCGGAGAGCGTCTACATCCGACGGGATGAGGAGGGGAATGTCGTTTTGGCGGCAAAACCTGTTCTAATAAAGAGCTGGGATAATTTTCTCCGCATGCTGGCAGAAACGGACGTACCAGATACGTTTTTGAGCAAGGAGGAACGCAATCAGAGTGTTACGACAAGAGACCCTCTGGATGGAGCATGCTCATGAGACATATGCTGGATACGAATATTGTGAGTCACTTGTTTAAACGACACCCGGAGGTTGTAAGCAGAATGACATGTCTGGCGCCGGGTGACGTTTGTATCTCAAGCATAACCGAAGCGGAATTGCTGTATGGTGCTGACAAGAAGAAAAGCAGTAGATTGAAAGAAACAATCCGGGAGTTTCTCAATACCATCACGATTTGCGACTGGGACAGCGACGCCGCAGCAACGTACGGTGAACTCCGTGCAACCCTGGAAAAGAAAGGGAAAGTGATGGGGGATCTCGATCAACTGATCGCTGCACATGCTATCAGTCGGGGAACAACGATCGTTACTAACGATCGTGCATTCAGAATGGTGCAGGAGCTTGCCGTCGAGGACTGGACGACAACGTTGTGATCCCTGATGCCCGGTGGTGCAGCGCCACCCGGCCATACCCGCATATAACCGATCCTTCTTATTGATTCTTTTTCGGTTTTTATTTCACCGCCTCGTTGTCGATATAGTCACTACAACATTCAGCAAAAGGAACTGTCTTGTGAAACGTCGATTGGGTGCTCTGGTACTGGCTGGCCTACTGCTGGCCGGGTGCGATCAAAGTGGCAGCGATGCCAAACACATTAAAGTCGGCGTCATCAACGGCGCCGAGCAGGACGTGGCGGAAGTCGCCAAAAAGGTGGCGAAAGAGAAATATGGCCTGGACGTGGAGCTGGTGGGCTTCAGCGGCTCGCTGTTGCCTAACGATGCCACCAACCAGGGGGAACTGGATGCCAACGTCTTCCAGCATCGCCCGTTCCTTGCAGAGGATAATAAGGCGCATGGCTACAAGCTGGTGGCCGTGGCGAACACCTTTGTCTTCCCGATGGCCGGCTATTCCCGCAAAATCAAATCCGTGTCTGGCCTGAAGGACGGCGCAACCATTGCCATTCC harbors:
- a CDS encoding PTS sugar transporter subunit IIC — its product is MSSLYQSMVAVIEQSITPLAAKLGQQKYVIAIRDGFTAALPFMIIGSFMLVFIFPPFSADTTNSFARGWLDFSQTYREQLMLPFNLSMGVMTFFISVGIGASLGRQFNLDPVMSGLLAFMAFLLVAAPYADGKISTQYLSGQGIFTALITAIYSTRVYAWLKQNNVTIRLPKEVPTGVARSFEILIPVMVVIGTLHPLNLFIEAQTGMIIPQAIMHLLEPLVSASDSLPAILLSVLLCQIFWFAGIHGSLIVTGIMNPFWMANLSANQAALAAGAALPHVYLQGFWDHYLLIGGVGSTLPLAFLLLRSRVTHLRTIGKMGVVPSFFNINEPILFGAPIIMNPMLFIPFVFVPLVNACLAYGATKLGWLAQVVSLTPWTTPAPIGASWAANWALSPVVMCLVCMVMSALMYLPFLRAYERTLIKNEEQKAQAAAVGAAEATSN
- a CDS encoding PTS sugar transporter subunit IIB, which codes for MFKIMLCCSAGMSTSLLVSKMVDVAKERGLPVKIDAYGVSEFDTQFPQYQVVLLGPQVKYMLQTLSDKAATHGIPVQPIDMMDYGMQRGDKVLDFALSLIEAAH
- a CDS encoding LacI family DNA-binding transcriptional regulator: MSTINDVSRLAGVSKATVSRVLSGSRGVKEASRQAVLKAVDELNYRPNVIAQSLLSQSTGCIGVICAQENINQTTGYLYALEKQLSQHQKHLLLRFAHSKAEVMHALEEFSCGLCDDILVIGARFPLDVDMDNVILVDCMESDNSNSIQFDHAFAAETACNYLTSQGRRQIALIHPHGSGFADQVLLGYKHALEKNFLPFNRNLVFMDATSSSVALQELLNNASTLNFNALLVADEQEAQRVIPQLQAFNKSVPDDIMVFSLAGSLHLPGIPVIPAIEYSMDAMAARIVSWLTEKTQMLGSYVLRGDLIIPDVRKR
- a CDS encoding YicS family protein translates to MKAAHLVCLLVCLLFAAFVHAQEKDDPAKEAQIKQQVLKDIKKTCTPQKKQSDKAWQGMILSSEANQLLIKNAVTAVKRDNLDAYWAAIGQVDCMEDY
- a CDS encoding GNAT family N-acetyltransferase; amino-acid sequence: MHLSITHAVTAQEKEELLTGLRAYNAQFLDLSTFSGDIGVYVRDDIGTMLGGLIGVRKGDWLNIDFLWVSDAVRGSGVGSQLIETAEDEARRKGCKHALVDTASFQARPFYEKQGYQLQMSLQDYPYPGMQRHYLAKAL
- a CDS encoding antitoxin; protein product: MERTAKLFKKGQNQAVMLPAEFAFNAESVYIRRDEEGNVVLAAKPVLIKSWDNFLRMLAETDVPDTFLSKEERNQSVTTRDPLDGACS
- a CDS encoding type II toxin-antitoxin system VapC family toxin; the protein is MRHMLDTNIVSHLFKRHPEVVSRMTCLAPGDVCISSITEAELLYGADKKKSSRLKETIREFLNTITICDWDSDAAATYGELRATLEKKGKVMGDLDQLIAAHAISRGTTIVTNDRAFRMVQELAVEDWTTTL